In Perca flavescens isolate YP-PL-M2 chromosome 7, PFLA_1.0, whole genome shotgun sequence, the following proteins share a genomic window:
- the bhlhe23 gene encoding class E basic helix-loop-helix protein 23, translated as MNVSEENLLKSISNDALLDLTQRYGQSAFGFGPGHGAGSPGRFPLTPANDFLSGQTAKSNESGGEHTSDDEDGFDSLESRKRGSSFGDDKPGGPLTKKSKEQRSLRLSINARERRRMHDLNDALDGLRAVIPYAHSPSVRKLSKIATLLLAKNYILMQAQALEEMRRLVAYLNQGQTINSPIPTALAPFGQAAVYPFSGSALATCAEKCTTYSGTPSSLFKHCNDKP; from the coding sequence ATGAATGTGAGCGAAGAGAACCTGCTTAAGTCCATCAGCAACGACGCGCTCCTCGACCTGACGCAGCGCTACGGCCAATCAGCCTTTGGGTTCGGTCCCGGCCACGGTGCTGGAAGTCCCGGCCGGTTCCCACTCACACCGGCCAACGACTTCCTCTCCGGGCAGACTGCGAAGTCCAACGAGAGCGGCGGGGAGCACACGAGCGACGACGAGGACGGCTTCGACTCGCTGGAGTCGCGGAAGAGAGGCTCGTCATTTGGGGACGACAAGCCCGGGGGCCCCCTCACTAAAAAGTCCAAGGAGCAGCGGTCCCTGCGGCTCAGCATCAACGCccgggagaggaggaggatgcaTGATCTGAACGACGCACTGGACGGCCTGCGCGCCGTTATCCCCTACGCCCACAGCCCCTCGGTGAGAAAACTCTCCAAAATAGCCACTCTCCTCTTGGCCAAGAACTATATCCTCATGCAGGCTCAGGCTCTGGAGGAGATGAGGCGGCTGGTGGCGTATCTGAACCAGGGACAGACCATAAATTCACCAATCCCCACCGCCCTGGCGCCCTTTGGACAGGCTGCCGTCTACCCATTCTCGGGCTCTGCACTCGCCACCTGTGCCGAAAAGTGCACTACTTATTCCGGGACACCGTCGAGTCTCTTCAAACACTGTAACGACAAGCCTTGA